From Caballeronia insecticola, a single genomic window includes:
- a CDS encoding FmdB family zinc ribbon protein, translating to MPVYDYECAGCGAFEAMRRIAERDEPAACPHCGATAARVTIGAPSVGGAGASDGGAEEAGGYGMRHRGGCACCP from the coding sequence ATGCCTGTCTACGATTACGAGTGCGCCGGCTGCGGCGCGTTCGAAGCCATGCGCCGCATCGCGGAGCGCGACGAACCCGCCGCCTGCCCGCACTGCGGCGCGACGGCTGCGCGCGTGACCATCGGCGCGCCAAGCGTCGGCGGCGCGGGCGCGTCGGACGGCGGCGCCGAGGAAGCCGGCGGTTACGGCATGCGCCATCGCGGCGGCTGCGCCTGCTGTCCTTAG
- a CDS encoding DUF1488 family protein translates to MAIEFSGRRHVVAAARVAFEANVDGREVWCSVSLDALNDHFGNNGTSSHDLLSAFEGGRVQIEEAARRALERNHGQSVELETNDFKTSRSM, encoded by the coding sequence ATGGCGATAGAGTTCAGCGGGCGACGTCATGTCGTGGCGGCAGCGCGAGTCGCATTCGAGGCCAATGTCGATGGCCGCGAGGTCTGGTGCAGCGTTTCTCTCGATGCGCTTAACGATCACTTCGGCAACAACGGGACGTCATCGCACGATTTGCTCTCCGCCTTCGAAGGCGGACGCGTGCAAATCGAAGAGGCGGCGCGGCGCGCGCTCGAGCGCAATCACGGCCAGTCGGTGGAACTGGAAACCAACGATTTCAAGACTTCCCGCAGCATGTGA
- a CDS encoding response regulator transcription factor, giving the protein MLIAHSETNVGESFALLLAMRGFEAVQMADVPAALHFARQWQPQVLFVDTLIGELHDHALARQLREVFADVAEGDEVETQLMIALAADATRDPRDTLHEAAYDGFCRTPCPVWWLYDVLKCFYVN; this is encoded by the coding sequence GTGTTGATCGCGCATTCCGAAACGAACGTCGGCGAATCGTTCGCGCTGCTGCTCGCCATGCGCGGTTTCGAAGCCGTGCAAATGGCCGATGTGCCCGCCGCGTTGCACTTTGCGCGTCAATGGCAGCCACAAGTGTTGTTTGTCGATACGCTCATCGGCGAGTTGCACGATCATGCGCTCGCGCGTCAGTTGCGGGAGGTGTTCGCGGATGTCGCCGAGGGCGATGAAGTCGAAACGCAATTGATGATCGCACTCGCCGCCGATGCCACGCGCGATCCGCGCGACACGCTGCACGAAGCCGCCTACGACGGCTTTTGCCGGACGCCGTGTCCGGTCTGGTGGCTATACGACGTGTTGAAGTGCTTCTATGTCAATTGA
- a CDS encoding DUF883 family protein: MDQANGSAPAIQSDDAPLARRTVASAMEAALAPGMAQATEANVRPLAPGAAHKPAMNAPYHVHGSVLEGGDSPAVLAQPAAARAEGKGSTFHPPPRSARRTRDRLANAQDAFVVRYRRMSDGTDDFVHDNPWKAIAMAAVGGLIVGLLAAR, encoded by the coding sequence ATGGACCAGGCAAACGGCAGCGCACCTGCAATTCAATCCGATGACGCGCCGCTCGCGCGCCGCACGGTGGCGAGCGCCATGGAAGCCGCGCTCGCGCCGGGCATGGCGCAGGCGACAGAGGCGAACGTGAGACCGCTCGCACCCGGCGCAGCGCACAAGCCGGCGATGAACGCGCCGTATCACGTCCACGGCAGCGTGCTCGAAGGCGGCGACAGTCCGGCCGTGCTCGCACAACCGGCCGCCGCGCGCGCCGAAGGGAAGGGCAGCACGTTCCATCCGCCGCCGCGCTCCGCACGGCGCACGCGCGACAGGCTCGCCAACGCGCAGGATGCGTTCGTGGTGCGTTATCGCCGCATGAGCGACGGCACCGACGACTTCGTCCATGACAACCCGTGGAAGGCAATCGCGATGGCGGCGGTCGGCGGTTTGATCGTCGGATTGCTGGCCGCGCGTTGA